In the genome of Dehalococcoidia bacterium, the window CAGACTCACCTTGAGGAGCTGGAATGCCTCCACGGCGAACTCCATGGGCAACTCTTTGAAAACGTCCTTGCAGAAGCCGTTGATGATCATGTAGTGCGCGTCCTCCTGGGAGATGCCGCGCTGCTGGCAGTAAAAGAGCTGCTCCTCGCTGACCTTGGAGGTGAAAGCCTC includes:
- a CDS encoding SufD family Fe-S cluster assembly protein, with amino-acid sequence EAFTSKVSEEQLFYCQQRGISQEDAHYMIINGFCKDVFKELPMEFAVEAFQLLKVSLEGAVG